Proteins encoded in a region of the Candidatus Eisenbacteria bacterium genome:
- the murA gene encoding UDP-N-acetylglucosamine 1-carboxyvinyltransferase gives MDRFVIEGGHPLRGAIRVSGAKNAVLPVLTASLLVEGPVEVHNVPDLKDVHTTCELLRTLGAKAEFRSGSVTVDATTITSTTAPYELVKTMRASIYVLGPLLARFGTARVSMPGGCAWGPRPVDLHLKAMEALGAAVTVEHGYIEASAARLKGCGFFFEFPSVGATGNLMMAAALADGKTVIENAAREPDIECLGDFLAACGVPIRGQGTSRIEIEGVKRLKPASFAVIPDRIEAATFLAAGAVTGSTLRIEGARPEHMRAAISKMEETGANVMCEGSEIVISSPHRLSAVRVTTAPYPGFPTDMQAQMIAVLSLASGQSVVTDTIYHDRWGHVPELQRLGADVRVEGNVAVVNGSRRLTGAQVMATDLRASAALVLAGLAADGETTVSRVYHLDRGYEQLEKKLSAVGAVIRREQGPGE, from the coding sequence ATGGACCGTTTCGTGATCGAGGGCGGTCATCCGCTCAGGGGCGCGATCCGCGTGAGCGGCGCGAAAAACGCGGTGCTGCCGGTGCTCACCGCCTCGCTGCTGGTGGAAGGCCCGGTGGAGGTGCACAACGTCCCGGACCTCAAGGACGTCCACACCACCTGCGAGCTGCTGCGCACACTGGGGGCAAAGGCCGAATTCCGCTCCGGCAGCGTGACGGTGGACGCCACCACCATCACGTCCACCACCGCGCCCTACGAGCTGGTGAAGACCATGCGCGCATCCATCTACGTGCTGGGGCCGCTGCTGGCGCGCTTCGGCACGGCGCGGGTGTCCATGCCCGGCGGGTGCGCGTGGGGCCCGCGCCCGGTGGACCTGCACCTGAAGGCCATGGAGGCGCTGGGGGCCGCGGTGACCGTGGAGCACGGCTATATCGAGGCCTCCGCCGCCAGGCTCAAGGGCTGCGGCTTCTTCTTCGAATTCCCGAGCGTGGGCGCCACCGGCAACCTCATGATGGCCGCGGCGCTGGCGGACGGGAAGACCGTGATCGAGAACGCCGCCCGCGAGCCGGACATCGAATGCCTGGGGGACTTCCTGGCCGCGTGCGGGGTGCCGATCCGGGGACAGGGCACCTCGCGGATCGAGATCGAGGGCGTGAAGCGGCTGAAGCCCGCCTCCTTCGCGGTGATCCCGGACCGCATCGAAGCGGCCACCTTCCTGGCCGCCGGCGCGGTCACCGGCAGCACCCTGCGCATCGAGGGCGCCCGGCCCGAGCACATGAGGGCGGCCATCAGCAAGATGGAGGAGACCGGCGCGAACGTGATGTGCGAGGGCTCCGAGATCGTCATCTCCAGCCCGCACCGCCTCTCCGCGGTGCGCGTCACCACCGCGCCCTACCCCGGGTTCCCCACCGACATGCAGGCGCAGATGATCGCGGTGCTCTCGCTCGCGAGCGGGCAGAGCGTGGTGACCGACACCATTTACCACGACCGCTGGGGCCACGTACCGGAGCTGCAGCGCCTCGGCGCGGACGTGCGCGTGGAAGGCAACGTGGCCGTGGTGAACGGCTCGCGCCGCCTCACCGGCGCGCAGGTGATGGCCACCGACCTGCGAGCCTCCGCCGCCCTGGTCCTGGCCGGACTGGCCGCCGACGGCGAGACCACCGTCTCGCGCGTGTACCACCTGGACCGCGGCTACGAGCAGCTGGAGAAGAAGCTCTCCGCGGTGGGTGCCGTGATCCGGCGCGAGCAGGGCCCCGGCGAGTGA
- the selB gene encoding selenocysteine-specific translation elongation factor, translated as MPERFAVIGTAGHIDHGKTALVRRLTGVDTDRLKEEKQRGISIDLGFAPLELPGGLRAGVVDVPGHERFIHNMLAGVGGIDLVLLVVAADEGVMPQTREHLAILDLLHIPRCVAVLSKCDLVDPAMLPLVEDELREVLGATRFAAAPVARFSARTGEGAEALKASVAAALGGLPLRSDTGAVRLPVDRVFTLEGFGTVVTGTLWRGRVRVGDTLTLQPSGRSVRVRTVESHDRRVEAIGAGSRVALSLHPLARDEARRGDWLVSPGSAEPRRRVSVRLELLRAAPRPLGQRTRVTFHLGSSDSPGVLRLLGVPGLEPGGTALAQLELRRPAVAERGDRFVVRAASPAATLGGGTVIETGVQRHRVHDAAGLERLGRLERGTAADRLAEALESSAGPMTPAQLERAAECAPSETPQALAELVTAGRAARVGGAYVSARRFEEARALLMSEVESLRREFPLRFGVGKGELKSRLQRSVPAALFDSLLARAVADGVLHAREDRVSATAEVALPADAARAAAAMLEAAREAGLQARPPAELAALGGPQGAEVLARLLFERSLVKLGPDLVFDPAALVAASALVRERLHTAPRLAVSDFKDLFGLSRKYLVPLLEHLDAVGVTRREGDVRVAGGPGKG; from the coding sequence GTGCCTGAGCGCTTCGCCGTGATCGGCACCGCCGGCCACATCGACCACGGCAAGACCGCGCTGGTGCGCCGCCTCACCGGGGTGGACACCGACCGGCTCAAGGAGGAGAAGCAGCGGGGCATCTCCATCGACCTGGGGTTCGCACCGCTGGAGCTGCCGGGAGGGCTGCGCGCCGGGGTGGTGGACGTGCCCGGGCACGAGCGCTTCATCCACAACATGCTCGCCGGCGTGGGCGGCATCGACCTGGTGCTGCTGGTGGTGGCCGCCGACGAGGGCGTGATGCCCCAGACCCGCGAGCATCTCGCCATCCTGGACCTGCTGCACATTCCCCGCTGCGTGGCCGTGCTCAGCAAGTGCGACCTGGTGGACCCCGCGATGCTGCCGCTGGTGGAGGACGAGCTGCGCGAGGTGCTGGGCGCCACGCGATTCGCAGCCGCTCCCGTGGCGCGCTTCTCCGCGCGCACCGGCGAGGGAGCGGAGGCGCTCAAGGCCAGCGTGGCGGCGGCCCTCGGCGGCCTGCCGCTGCGCTCCGACACCGGCGCGGTGCGCCTGCCCGTGGACCGCGTGTTCACCCTGGAAGGCTTCGGCACCGTGGTGACCGGCACGCTGTGGCGGGGGCGGGTGCGCGTGGGCGACACGCTCACGCTGCAGCCCTCCGGCCGGAGCGTGCGGGTGCGCACCGTGGAGTCGCACGACCGGCGGGTGGAGGCCATCGGTGCGGGCAGCCGCGTGGCGCTCTCGCTGCATCCCCTGGCGCGCGACGAGGCGCGGCGCGGCGACTGGCTGGTCTCTCCCGGCTCCGCCGAGCCGCGACGGCGCGTGTCGGTGAGGCTCGAACTGCTGCGCGCCGCGCCGCGGCCGCTGGGCCAACGCACGCGGGTGACGTTTCACCTGGGATCCTCGGACTCGCCGGGCGTGTTGCGCCTGCTGGGTGTTCCCGGCCTCGAGCCCGGAGGCACCGCGCTGGCGCAGCTGGAACTTCGCCGTCCCGCGGTGGCCGAGCGTGGCGACCGCTTCGTGGTGCGCGCGGCCTCGCCGGCCGCCACGCTCGGGGGCGGCACGGTGATCGAGACGGGCGTGCAGCGCCACCGCGTGCACGACGCCGCGGGCCTCGAGCGTCTCGGGCGGCTGGAGCGGGGTACTGCCGCCGATCGGCTGGCCGAGGCGCTGGAGTCCTCGGCCGGCCCCATGACCCCGGCACAGTTGGAGCGCGCGGCCGAGTGCGCGCCCTCCGAGACACCACAGGCGCTCGCCGAGCTCGTGACCGCCGGCCGCGCGGCGCGCGTGGGCGGGGCCTACGTATCCGCGCGGCGGTTCGAGGAGGCGCGCGCGCTCCTGATGTCCGAGGTGGAGAGCCTCCGCCGGGAATTCCCGCTGCGCTTCGGGGTGGGCAAGGGCGAGCTCAAGAGCCGGCTGCAGCGCAGCGTGCCCGCGGCCCTCTTCGACTCGCTGCTGGCGCGCGCCGTGGCGGATGGCGTGCTGCACGCGCGCGAGGACCGGGTCTCGGCCACCGCGGAGGTCGCGCTGCCGGCGGACGCCGCCCGCGCGGCGGCCGCGATGCTCGAGGCCGCGCGCGAGGCGGGCCTGCAGGCGCGGCCGCCCGCGGAACTCGCGGCCCTGGGCGGGCCGCAGGGCGCGGAGGTCCTGGCGCGGCTGCTGTTCGAGCGCAGCCTGGTGAAGCTCGGGCCAGACCTGGTGTTCGATCCGGCGGCGCTCGTGGCCGCGTCGGCCCTCGTCCGCGAGCGGCTGCACACCGCGCCGAGACTCGCGGTCTCCGACTTCAAGGACCTGTTCGGATTGTCCCGGAAGTACCTCGTGCCGCTGCTGGAGCACCTGGACGCCGTGGGCGTGACCCGGCGGGAGGGGGACGTTCGCGTGGCGGGAGGACCGGGGAAGGGGTGA
- a CDS encoding DUF814 domain-containing protein: MDLLTCRRLASEWAERTRGARFGGLARLDPRRVALRLDRNRWALLLDEGCCGICPAAADALKGLPISLEYMDQALTGWQATGAAAEPGRLRLFGEVVSGPLEISLVGPPRPCLLLLSGDEVRAGHRRPSDRPWTSSLPTFAPGATEGPPGEEVLEGWIREHPEPLRDTALARLSLAFTVPVAREVRTRAGSDEPGAVARAAAEVLDEAAHGGRAWLHGPGARPAVVSGVRLTHLGVEPEPVPSVMEALERLDRAHLEPARLLVARRAAARGALQRQARAARALEKLSAEADEAGLVQRIERQAHTLLAHGAGLPRGTSLAELPDLEDPAATVAIELDPTRTGVENATEMLRRAARLARRSSMLAGRRAQVQAELEGAAAEAGRILDSAGWRDLDAMGVLEEERAGADAAGPRAGDAGAGRGGAGARGGGPPGARGGRAGDRGAGARGAGQPRAGRKGSDAREEGSGAGEVSRVVSEEGWAVLVGRNDRQNDFLTHKLARPGDLWFHAAHVPGSHVVLRRDSQPGDPSRHTLEEVAGYAAWMSKDRNSSRVSVLVAEKRHVRRARGGPGKVTVERAKTLIVRPRKPGGKQAPEAS; the protein is encoded by the coding sequence GTGGACCTGCTTACCTGCCGGCGCCTCGCCTCCGAGTGGGCGGAGCGCACCCGTGGCGCGCGCTTCGGGGGGCTCGCGCGCCTGGACCCGCGACGGGTGGCGTTGCGCCTGGACCGGAATCGCTGGGCGCTGCTGCTGGACGAAGGCTGCTGCGGCATCTGCCCCGCGGCGGCGGACGCGTTGAAGGGCCTGCCCATCTCCCTGGAGTACATGGACCAGGCGCTCACCGGCTGGCAGGCCACCGGGGCCGCCGCCGAGCCCGGCCGGCTGCGCCTTTTCGGCGAGGTGGTCTCAGGTCCGCTCGAGATCTCGCTGGTCGGCCCTCCCCGCCCCTGCCTGCTGCTGCTCTCGGGCGACGAGGTCCGTGCGGGCCACCGACGCCCCTCCGACCGGCCGTGGACGAGTTCGCTTCCCACATTCGCCCCCGGCGCCACCGAGGGCCCTCCCGGCGAGGAAGTCCTCGAGGGTTGGATCCGGGAGCATCCCGAGCCGCTCCGCGACACCGCGCTGGCGCGTCTTTCCCTCGCGTTCACCGTTCCGGTGGCGCGCGAGGTGCGAACGCGTGCCGGCAGCGACGAGCCCGGCGCCGTGGCCCGCGCCGCGGCCGAGGTGCTCGACGAGGCGGCCCATGGCGGGCGCGCCTGGCTGCATGGCCCGGGTGCGCGACCCGCGGTGGTGAGCGGAGTGCGTCTCACCCACCTCGGGGTCGAGCCCGAGCCGGTGCCCTCGGTGATGGAGGCCCTCGAGCGGCTCGACCGCGCGCACCTGGAGCCGGCCCGCCTGCTGGTGGCGCGCCGCGCCGCCGCCCGCGGGGCGCTGCAGCGCCAGGCCCGCGCTGCGCGGGCCCTGGAGAAGCTGTCGGCGGAGGCGGACGAGGCGGGCCTGGTACAGCGCATCGAGCGGCAGGCCCACACCCTGCTGGCGCACGGCGCCGGCCTGCCGCGCGGCACCTCGCTCGCGGAGCTGCCCGACCTCGAAGATCCCGCGGCAACCGTGGCCATCGAGCTCGACCCCACGCGCACCGGCGTGGAGAACGCCACCGAGATGCTCCGGCGCGCCGCGCGCCTGGCGCGCCGCTCCTCGATGCTGGCCGGCCGCCGCGCGCAAGTGCAGGCGGAGCTGGAAGGCGCAGCCGCCGAGGCGGGGCGGATCCTGGATTCGGCCGGCTGGCGGGACCTGGATGCCATGGGGGTGCTGGAGGAGGAACGCGCCGGCGCAGACGCAGCGGGCCCGCGCGCCGGTGACGCGGGCGCGGGACGAGGCGGCGCCGGCGCGCGCGGCGGAGGACCGCCGGGTGCGCGCGGCGGCAGGGCGGGAGACCGCGGCGCCGGCGCGCGTGGCGCGGGCCAGCCGCGGGCAGGGCGCAAGGGCAGCGATGCGCGCGAGGAAGGCTCCGGCGCCGGCGAGGTGTCCCGCGTGGTGAGCGAGGAGGGCTGGGCGGTGCTGGTGGGCCGCAACGACCGCCAGAACGATTTCCTGACCCATAAGCTGGCGCGACCCGGCGACCTGTGGTTTCACGCCGCCCACGTGCCCGGCTCCCACGTGGTGCTGCGGCGCGACAGCCAGCCGGGCGATCCCAGCCGCCACACGCTGGAGGAGGTGGCCGGCTACGCGGCGTGGATGAGCAAGGACCGGAATTCCTCGCGCGTGTCGGTGCTGGTGGCCGAGAAGCGCCACGTGCGCCGCGCGCGGGGCGGGCCGGGCAAGGTCACGGTGGAGCGGGCGAAGACGCTGATCGTGCGGCCGCGCAAACCCGGGGGAAAGCAGGCCCCGGAAGCCTCCTGA
- a CDS encoding DUF4390 domain-containing protein: MFRRAALACLLLAAVAIPARAQDSGRAEKAERPPLRLELEQVEAGSGWCWTDFSLLHALEGRTHDDLRHGRPLTFLYTVELWRERSHWFDALIASRTLEVRLRYDPWQEIYAVAGLGPDIRQYLTAEEAEAGVSRHVHLKTAPLDKLQDENRYYLVIRADIKTLTLHDLTEVEGWLRGEVQAESDKGGGLGIARSLMRVMLGVSGLGDRSVVLRSEPFEGSRLGLGGAGNGTTLPAPGGAANPAAPGGP; the protein is encoded by the coding sequence ATGTTCCGCCGCGCCGCCCTGGCCTGCCTGCTCCTCGCCGCCGTGGCCATCCCCGCGCGCGCGCAGGACTCGGGCAGGGCGGAGAAGGCGGAGCGCCCCCCGTTGCGGCTGGAGTTGGAGCAGGTGGAAGCCGGTTCGGGCTGGTGCTGGACCGACTTCAGCCTGCTGCATGCGCTGGAGGGCCGCACCCATGACGACCTGCGCCACGGCCGCCCGCTGACCTTCCTCTACACGGTGGAGTTGTGGCGCGAGCGCAGCCACTGGTTCGACGCGCTCATCGCCTCCCGCACGCTGGAGGTGCGGCTGCGCTACGACCCGTGGCAGGAGATCTACGCGGTGGCCGGCCTGGGACCCGACATCCGGCAGTACCTCACCGCGGAGGAGGCGGAGGCCGGCGTGAGCCGGCACGTGCACCTGAAGACCGCCCCGCTGGACAAGCTGCAGGATGAGAACCGCTATTACCTGGTGATCCGCGCGGACATCAAGACGCTCACGCTGCACGACCTCACCGAGGTCGAGGGCTGGCTGCGCGGCGAGGTGCAGGCCGAGTCCGACAAGGGCGGTGGCCTGGGCATCGCGCGCTCGCTGATGCGGGTGATGCTGGGTGTCTCCGGCCTGGGCGACCGCTCCGTGGTGCTGCGCTCCGAGCCGTTCGAGGGCTCGCGCCTGGGCCTGGGGGGCGCGGGTAACGGAACCACGCTGCCCGCCCCGGGCGGTGCGGCCAACCCTGCCGCACCCGGCGGCCCCTGA
- a CDS encoding BamA/TamA family outer membrane protein: MRRAALVLAVAVLGLPQAAQAHPGLSPGGALAEAASPWVLGIVRQPRDTTTAGGDSLSPAPPVPFPGDSLAPFGPRPDRRLDGLRRLRERLRHQREITLAGDYNRVDQLRLGARLTPRPPEPMYPRAELEASYSVGRGQWNYSVGLEQPLGLRPYIAVGGRIYRLTDSPDWTLLSRTENTLSALLLRQDYLDYFGRNGASAFARIAWGESGGLTAGFRSDDLVALRARTETWTLFGGDRKFRANPVYDAGVLHEVSAALWLSSRGGRPAPRPGVELHAEARAAGGFLGGDFGYSRAKVESRWTSKLAPGLWLNVRAAAGARLGGRLTAQDEFTVGGVGTLRGHEYKEQAGDRYYLLNVEYSMNLGQHVALLDRDETLRALELVLFTEVGHAWRAEGDPTRPAWDAGLGLQTGSDGFHVYAAQGLNAGHGGPRLSFRMNRTF, encoded by the coding sequence GTGAGGAGGGCCGCGCTGGTGCTCGCGGTCGCGGTCCTGGGCCTGCCGCAGGCGGCACAGGCGCATCCGGGCCTCTCCCCGGGCGGCGCGCTGGCCGAGGCCGCGTCGCCGTGGGTGCTGGGCATCGTGCGCCAGCCGCGCGACACCACGACGGCGGGCGGCGACTCGCTGTCCCCCGCTCCGCCGGTGCCGTTTCCCGGGGACAGCCTCGCGCCGTTCGGCCCGCGGCCGGACCGCCGCCTCGACGGCCTCCGGCGGTTGCGCGAGCGGCTGCGCCACCAGCGGGAGATCACCCTCGCGGGAGACTACAACCGGGTGGACCAGCTGCGCCTCGGGGCCCGGCTCACGCCGCGTCCCCCGGAGCCCATGTACCCGCGGGCCGAGCTGGAAGCCAGCTACTCCGTCGGCCGCGGCCAGTGGAACTACTCGGTCGGGCTGGAGCAACCGCTTGGGCTGCGCCCCTATATCGCGGTGGGGGGCCGGATCTACCGGCTCACGGACTCCCCGGACTGGACGCTGTTGAGCCGCACCGAGAACACCCTTTCGGCGCTGCTCCTGCGACAGGACTACCTCGACTACTTCGGGCGGAACGGCGCATCGGCGTTCGCAAGGATCGCGTGGGGCGAGTCCGGCGGGCTCACCGCGGGCTTTCGCTCCGACGACCTCGTCGCGCTCCGGGCGCGCACCGAGACCTGGACCCTGTTCGGCGGCGACCGGAAGTTCCGCGCCAACCCCGTCTACGACGCCGGCGTGCTGCACGAGGTCTCCGCCGCCCTGTGGCTGAGCTCACGGGGCGGCCGGCCCGCGCCCCGGCCGGGCGTGGAGCTGCACGCGGAGGCGCGCGCCGCGGGGGGGTTCCTGGGCGGCGACTTCGGGTACTCGCGGGCCAAGGTGGAGTCGCGCTGGACCTCCAAGCTGGCCCCGGGGCTGTGGCTGAACGTGCGGGCCGCGGCGGGCGCGCGCCTGGGCGGGCGCCTGACCGCGCAGGACGAGTTCACCGTGGGCGGCGTGGGCACGCTGCGCGGCCACGAGTACAAGGAACAGGCGGGCGACCGCTACTACCTGCTGAATGTCGAGTACTCCATGAACCTGGGGCAGCACGTCGCGCTGCTGGACCGCGACGAGACGCTCCGCGCGCTGGAACTGGTGCTGTTCACCGAGGTGGGCCATGCGTGGCGCGCCGAGGGTGACCCGACGCGCCCCGCGTGGGACGCCGGCCTGGGCCTTCAGACCGGCAGCGACGGGTTCCACGTGTATGCCGCCCAGGGGTTGAACGCCGGCCACGGCGGTCCCCGGCTCTCCTTCCGGATGAACAGGACCTTCTGA
- a CDS encoding sigma-54-dependent Fis family transcriptional regulator — protein sequence MTGRLLVVDDEANVRRAIRQFFEDLGHSVREAGSVAEARGELHGGGVDLVLLDVRMPREDGLTLLREAQAGAAVPGADVPLVLMMSGHATVELAVQATRMGAHDFLEKPPDPERWSLAVRNALEVLRLRRENARLRGAVPSPGLLGNSPSMRSLLAAIGKVGPTLGRVLIQGENGTGKELVAMALHAASPRAGGPFVKLNCAALPRDLVESELFGHEKGAFTGAAAAKPGRLELAQGGTLFLDEIGDLSAEAQAKFLRVLETGEFERVGGVKPMRSDARILSATNKDLPALVKKGEFREDLFFRLHVVPLQVPALRDRPGDVALLARHYLDVFAALHDRPRRDLESGAVELLEHHRWPGNVRELRNLMERLVILAEPGPLRAAEVERALPREDAPSGSDLRGALDGAEREALVRALAGSGWNVSEAAEALGIDRASLHRKIRKYGLRREAGSA from the coding sequence GTGACCGGCCGGCTGCTGGTGGTGGACGACGAGGCGAACGTGCGCCGGGCCATCCGGCAGTTCTTCGAGGACCTGGGGCACTCCGTGCGCGAGGCGGGCAGCGTGGCCGAGGCGCGCGGGGAGCTCCATGGGGGCGGCGTGGACCTGGTGCTGCTGGATGTGCGCATGCCGCGCGAGGACGGGCTGACACTCCTGCGCGAGGCACAGGCCGGCGCGGCGGTGCCGGGCGCGGACGTCCCGCTGGTGCTCATGATGTCCGGCCATGCCACGGTGGAGCTGGCGGTGCAGGCCACGCGCATGGGCGCGCATGACTTCCTGGAGAAGCCGCCCGACCCGGAGCGCTGGAGCCTGGCCGTGCGCAACGCCCTGGAGGTGCTCCGCCTGCGCCGCGAGAACGCGCGTCTGCGGGGGGCGGTGCCTTCTCCCGGTCTGCTCGGCAACTCCCCCTCCATGCGCAGCCTGCTGGCGGCCATCGGCAAGGTGGGGCCCACGCTGGGCCGGGTCCTGATCCAGGGCGAGAACGGCACCGGCAAGGAGCTGGTGGCCATGGCGCTGCACGCCGCCAGCCCCCGCGCCGGCGGACCGTTCGTGAAGCTCAACTGCGCGGCGCTGCCGCGGGACCTGGTGGAGAGCGAGCTGTTCGGCCACGAGAAGGGCGCATTCACCGGGGCCGCCGCGGCCAAGCCCGGCCGGCTGGAGCTGGCGCAGGGCGGCACGCTCTTCCTCGACGAGATCGGCGACCTCTCCGCCGAGGCCCAGGCCAAGTTCCTGCGCGTGCTGGAGACCGGCGAATTCGAGCGGGTGGGCGGGGTGAAGCCGATGCGGAGCGACGCGCGCATCCTCTCCGCCACCAACAAGGACCTGCCCGCGCTGGTGAAGAAGGGCGAGTTCCGCGAGGACCTGTTCTTCCGGCTGCACGTGGTGCCGCTGCAGGTGCCGGCCCTGCGCGACCGGCCCGGCGACGTGGCGCTGCTGGCCCGGCACTACCTGGACGTGTTCGCCGCGCTCCACGACCGCCCGCGCCGCGACCTGGAATCCGGGGCGGTGGAGCTGCTGGAGCACCACCGCTGGCCGGGCAACGTGCGCGAGCTGCGAAACCTCATGGAACGCCTGGTGATCCTGGCCGAGCCGGGCCCGCTGAGGGCGGCGGAGGTGGAGCGGGCGCTGCCGCGCGAGGACGCCCCCTCGGGCTCCGATCTGCGGGGAGCGCTCGATGGCGCCGAGCGCGAAGCCCTGGTCCGCGCGCTCGCGGGCTCGGGTTGGAACGTGAGCGAGGCGGCCGAGGCCCTGGGCATCGACCGGGCCAGTCTGCACCGGAAGATCCGCAAGTATGGCCTGCGCCGGGAAGCGGGCTCGGCGTGA
- a CDS encoding HAMP domain-containing protein: protein MPGRPPARLRHRLFLTFLAFSAAPSLLLAALAYRTLDASLELWRTPAVSRALEGSLGVARQLLSERRPALEDDLDTLIAASAAPARGALPGGEAPDAPGADREVPATGISPAGLARSPFDAVAVAPARRPDRARWLVKPGRTAPHGVLERRLHSMVGDTLVVAGPQHLALVHVDGARRWTAMTPLPPGVQGPLTNIIEAQAFYDELEDYRRVARGGLLLGTLGILTLVIVLSWLAASALAQGVTRPLESLARAMGALSRGEAGEPVAGGGFEVRELAAAFEAMRADLESSRRNLARAERAAAWREVARRIAHEIKNPLTPVKLAVHRLRGLEEKLEPAERDRLSESLDSVDREVESLRRMADAFSRFSRLPEPDRRPADVAAVVRSVAEMYEGGRMRLAHAAPEGLTARVDEGQLRQALHNLIQNASDATRGAGPVWVEAAAETRRARTGFRLRVRDGGPGFGTDALERAGEPYFTEKTHGTGLGLAMVRRIAEAHGGEVTLGNEAGGGARVDLWIPLEEDA from the coding sequence ATGCCCGGACGTCCGCCGGCCCGGCTGCGACACCGGCTCTTCCTCACCTTCCTCGCCTTCTCGGCCGCGCCCAGCCTGCTGCTGGCCGCGCTGGCCTACCGCACCCTCGACGCCAGCCTGGAGTTGTGGCGCACGCCGGCGGTGAGCCGCGCGCTGGAGGGCTCACTGGGCGTGGCCCGCCAGTTGCTGTCCGAGCGGCGTCCCGCGCTCGAGGATGATCTCGACACACTCATCGCGGCATCGGCTGCCCCGGCGCGCGGCGCCCTCCCGGGGGGAGAGGCTCCGGATGCTCCGGGCGCCGACCGCGAGGTTCCGGCGACGGGTATCTCCCCGGCGGGCCTGGCCCGCTCGCCATTCGACGCAGTGGCGGTGGCCCCCGCCCGCCGGCCCGACCGAGCTCGCTGGCTCGTCAAGCCCGGACGCACCGCCCCGCACGGTGTGCTGGAGCGGCGCCTGCACTCCATGGTCGGCGACACCCTGGTGGTCGCGGGTCCGCAGCACCTCGCCCTGGTCCACGTGGACGGCGCGCGCCGCTGGACCGCGATGACCCCGCTCCCGCCGGGGGTACAGGGCCCGCTCACCAACATCATCGAGGCCCAGGCGTTCTACGACGAGCTGGAGGACTACCGGCGCGTGGCGCGCGGGGGCCTGCTGCTCGGAACTCTGGGCATCCTGACCCTGGTGATTGTACTCTCATGGCTGGCCGCGTCCGCGCTGGCGCAGGGCGTCACGCGCCCGCTGGAGTCGCTGGCGCGCGCCATGGGGGCGCTGAGTCGCGGGGAGGCCGGCGAGCCCGTGGCCGGTGGCGGGTTCGAGGTGCGCGAGCTGGCGGCGGCGTTCGAAGCCATGCGCGCCGACCTGGAATCCAGCCGGCGCAATCTCGCCCGCGCCGAGCGGGCAGCGGCCTGGCGTGAAGTGGCGCGGCGCATCGCGCACGAGATCAAGAACCCGCTGACCCCGGTGAAGCTGGCGGTACACCGCCTGCGCGGGCTGGAGGAGAAGCTCGAGCCCGCCGAGCGCGACCGGCTCTCGGAAAGCCTGGACTCGGTGGATCGGGAGGTGGAGTCGCTGCGCCGGATGGCCGATGCGTTCTCGCGCTTCTCGCGGCTGCCCGAGCCGGATCGCCGGCCCGCCGACGTCGCCGCGGTGGTACGCTCCGTGGCCGAGATGTACGAGGGCGGCCGGATGCGCCTGGCCCACGCGGCCCCCGAGGGCCTGACCGCGCGCGTGGACGAGGGGCAGCTGCGGCAGGCCTTGCACAACCTGATCCAGAACGCCTCGGACGCCACCCGCGGCGCCGGGCCGGTGTGGGTGGAGGCGGCAGCCGAAACGCGCCGCGCGCGGACCGGCTTCCGGTTGCGCGTGCGCGACGGCGGGCCCGGGTTCGGCACGGATGCGCTGGAACGCGCGGGCGAGCCGTACTTCACCGAGAAGACCCACGGCACCGGCCTGGGCCTGGCGATGGTGCGCCGCATCGCCGAGGCGCACGGCGGCGAGGTGACGCTGGGCAACGAGGCGGGCGGCGGCGCCCGCGTGGACCTGTGGATTCCGCTGGAGGAGGACGCGTGA